A genomic segment from Nicotiana sylvestris chromosome 1, ASM39365v2, whole genome shotgun sequence encodes:
- the LOC138875776 gene encoding uncharacterized protein — protein sequence MDLSLAKLLNELQTVESIIKQQAPVVALNVEKASVSKSKGNKKKKKAQKVLAPGGATDVKKPNDKCYHCKQHGHHKKQCSTYLAKMNKQDNSNLNVVETCLEAVSTMLWCVDSGATNHICTTLQGFQEMRWLSENEVCVFQANGEPTPALALGDIRVSFSSDRILVLKDVLYVLSIRRNFILV from the coding sequence ATGGATTTGTCACTAGCGAAATTGTTGAATGAGCTGCAAACGGTAGAATCTATTATCAAACAACAAGCTCCAGTTGTGGCACTCAATGTTGAGAAAGCTTCGGTTTCTAAGTCAAAAGgcaataagaaaaagaagaaggctcAAAAGGTTCTGGCACCTGGTGGTGCAACTGATGTGAAAAAGCCCAACGACAAGTGCTATCATTGCAAGCAACATGGGCATCACAAGAAGCAATGCTCTACCTATCTAGCAAAAATGAATAAGCAAGATAATTCAAATTTAAATGTCGTTGAAACTTGTTTAGAGGCTGTTTCTACCATGCTTTGGTGTGTAGATTCGGGAGCCACTAATCACATCTGCACTACTTTGCAGGGGTTTCAGGAAATGCGGTGGCTAAGTGAGAATGAAGTTTGCGTTTTTCAAGCCAATGGCGAGCCAACACCCGCTTTAGCTTTAGGAGATATTAGAGTTTCGTTTAGTAGTGatagaattttagttttaaaagATGTTCTCTATGTACTTTCTATTAGAAGGAATTTTATTTTGGTTTAG